From one Streptomyces sp. NBC_01478 genomic stretch:
- a CDS encoding sugar phosphate isomerase/epimerase family protein gives MNRLSVHERHGPSVGLEHLSLREEPLPVFVGAAAAGGAATICLSVTHPGVHDRRELREALTRLDALNISVAMGDGFLVSPKSDPDSLGRRLDVLAELGAPLANVCAFEPDPAVQRDPDRIQDVLGEFCQVARAAQVNVLIEFTPLSHVPSLAAAVRLVEQLDQPNLKILVDTLHLARAGEGPDDIRRMDQQLIGYCQLSDGPRASEGFAAYLDEAVHERAIPGHGELALEEVVSLMPPQTTVSAEVPLRSLKQAGVPPEERARRILDGTRRVLARARFRQ, from the coding sequence ATGAACCGCCTGAGCGTGCACGAAAGGCATGGCCCATCCGTCGGTCTCGAGCACCTCAGCCTTCGCGAGGAGCCCCTGCCGGTTTTCGTCGGTGCGGCAGCCGCCGGTGGCGCCGCGACGATCTGTCTGAGCGTCACGCATCCAGGCGTCCATGACCGGAGGGAGCTACGTGAGGCTCTCACGCGACTCGATGCGTTGAATATCTCGGTTGCAATGGGTGACGGATTCCTCGTATCGCCGAAATCGGACCCGGATTCCCTCGGGCGCCGACTGGACGTTCTCGCCGAACTGGGAGCACCCCTGGCCAATGTCTGTGCGTTCGAGCCCGACCCGGCCGTTCAGCGCGATCCGGATCGAATCCAGGACGTCCTGGGAGAGTTCTGTCAGGTTGCTCGGGCAGCCCAGGTGAACGTACTCATCGAGTTCACACCGCTCTCGCACGTGCCGTCCCTCGCAGCGGCGGTCCGCCTGGTGGAACAGCTCGATCAGCCAAATCTCAAGATTCTCGTGGACACGCTCCATCTCGCGCGGGCCGGAGAGGGGCCGGACGACATTCGGAGGATGGACCAGCAACTCATCGGCTACTGCCAGCTGAGTGACGGCCCCCGTGCCTCTGAGGGCTTTGCGGCCTACCTGGACGAGGCGGTTCATGAGCGGGCCATTCCCGGGCACGGGGAGCTGGCGCTGGAGGAAGTGGTGTCGCTCATGCCTCCGCAGACCACGGTGAGCGCCGAAGTCCCGTTGCGCAGTCTCAAGCAGGCCGGAGTCCCGCCGGAAGAGCGTGCTCGGCGGATTCTCGACGGCACTCGCCGCGTCCTGGCCCGCGCCCGGTTCCGCCAGTAG
- a CDS encoding DUF5994 family protein has protein sequence MESTEGTSHTGFRTGSSSARDETRAAAEAARRRVRVMSATLQPTLPRPEPAAAPAVRLALKGDGAAHGLLDGAWWPRSRDLLSELPSLTAVLDPLWGRITRVAVNATYWPDIPHKVPVGGHVVKAGWFTEFDPHKLLLLSYDTGRWDLLIIPPETGAAEAARLMAAASDHDGPSLTASAFIAADESRYGAAASAVTAFPGHG, from the coding sequence GTGGAGAGTACTGAGGGCACTTCGCACACCGGCTTCCGTACCGGGTCGTCCTCGGCGAGAGATGAAACCCGTGCTGCCGCAGAGGCCGCCCGGAGACGGGTCCGCGTCATGTCGGCGACCTTGCAACCCACCCTGCCCCGGCCCGAGCCCGCCGCGGCCCCGGCCGTCCGGCTCGCGCTGAAGGGCGACGGTGCCGCCCATGGCCTCCTGGACGGTGCGTGGTGGCCACGCTCCCGGGATCTGCTGAGCGAACTGCCGTCGCTGACCGCCGTGTTGGACCCCTTGTGGGGCCGCATCACACGCGTCGCCGTCAACGCGACGTACTGGCCGGACATCCCGCACAAGGTTCCCGTGGGCGGTCACGTCGTCAAGGCCGGCTGGTTCACGGAATTCGACCCGCACAAACTCCTGCTGCTCTCCTACGACACCGGGCGCTGGGACCTGCTGATCATCCCGCCGGAGACCGGGGCGGCGGAGGCGGCCCGGCTGATGGCCGCCGCGTCCGACCACGACGGTCCGTCGCTGACCGCGAGCGCGTTCATCGCCGCGGACGAGAGCCGGTACGGTGCCGCCGCGAGCGCCGTGACCGCCTTCCCCGGCCACGGGTGA
- a CDS encoding cold-shock protein — protein sequence MATGTVKWFNAEKGFGFIAQDGGGPDVFAHYSAINSSGFRELQEGQVVTFDVTQGQKGPQAENINPA from the coding sequence ATGGCTACGGGAACTGTGAAGTGGTTCAACGCGGAGAAGGGCTTCGGCTTCATCGCCCAGGACGGCGGCGGTCCGGACGTCTTCGCGCACTACTCGGCGATCAACTCCTCGGGCTTCCGTGAGCTCCAGGAGGGCCAGGTCGTGACGTTCGACGTCACCCAGGGCCAGAAGGGCCCTCAGGCCGAAAACATCAACCCGGCCTGA
- a CDS encoding GAF and ANTAR domain-containing protein yields the protein MDQQLLAKTFVELADNLVADFDLIDFLRLLTDRCVGILDASAAGVLLADRDGKLRVMAASDEQVRLLELFQLQNDEGPCLDCFHTGAPVIIHDLTREIDRWPRFVTAAHRSGFGAVQALPMRLREETVGALNLFRAASGPFDPLATHIAQALADVATISLLQQRTAHRSTVLNEQLQAALNSRVLIEQAKGKLAERQGIDMEQAFSALRGYARAHNRRLSDVARAFVDDSETLAGLGV from the coding sequence ATGGATCAACAGCTCCTGGCCAAGACCTTCGTCGAGCTGGCCGACAATCTGGTCGCCGACTTCGACCTCATCGATTTTCTGCGCCTGCTGACCGATCGCTGCGTCGGCATCCTCGACGCGAGCGCCGCCGGCGTGCTGCTCGCCGACCGGGACGGCAAACTCCGCGTCATGGCCGCCTCCGACGAACAGGTGCGCCTCCTGGAGCTCTTCCAGCTCCAGAACGACGAGGGCCCCTGCCTCGACTGCTTCCACACCGGCGCACCGGTGATCATCCACGACCTGACCCGGGAGATCGACCGATGGCCCCGCTTCGTCACGGCGGCGCACCGCAGCGGATTCGGGGCCGTGCAGGCCCTGCCCATGCGCCTGCGGGAGGAGACCGTGGGCGCCCTGAACCTCTTCCGCGCCGCATCCGGCCCCTTCGACCCGCTCGCCACGCACATCGCCCAGGCCCTGGCCGACGTCGCCACCATCAGCCTGCTGCAGCAACGCACCGCCCACCGCAGCACGGTGCTCAACGAACAACTCCAGGCGGCGTTGAACAGCCGGGTGCTGATCGAACAGGCCAAGGGGAAGCTCGCCGAACGCCAGGGCATCGACATGGAGCAGGCGTTCAGCGCCCTGCGCGGTTACGCCCGCGCCCACAACCGGCGCCTGTCCGACGTGGCCCGCGCCTTCGTCGACGACTCCGAAACCCTTGCCGGTCTGGGGGTCTGA
- a CDS encoding DUF5994 family protein yields MTTVLQPPLPSHPVLRLRLAPHGNLPRAIDGAWWPRSYDLTAELPGLLAGLPRQWGHITSATVSGAMWSTMPGQMLVSNQVVRLRGTPVESVPHTIVLLAPGRGRWDLLVVPPDTTEQAAEPLMAAAAGGHG; encoded by the coding sequence ATGACCACCGTGCTGCAGCCCCCGCTCCCCTCCCATCCCGTCCTGCGCCTGCGCCTGGCCCCCCACGGGAACCTGCCGCGGGCCATCGACGGCGCGTGGTGGCCCCGCTCGTACGACCTGACGGCCGAACTCCCGGGACTGCTGGCCGGGTTGCCGCGTCAGTGGGGCCACATCACCAGTGCCACGGTCAGCGGGGCGATGTGGTCCACCATGCCCGGCCAGATGCTCGTCTCCAACCAAGTCGTACGACTGCGCGGGACCCCGGTGGAATCCGTCCCGCACACCATCGTCCTGCTCGCGCCCGGCCGGGGCCGCTGGGATCTGCTGGTCGTGCCGCCGGACACGACCGAGCAGGCGGCCGAACCGCTCATGGCGGCCGCCGCGGGCGGTCACGGCTGA
- a CDS encoding STAS domain-containing protein → MGPRSDLFDELRVVMAGGELDLLTVPAFARDLEDARHGSGRLLLIVDLRGVTFMDGSVLDPLCAARKDCHERLGWLRVVHHLRAAGLVFRAAGLQDCFPRYATTQDAWHDVRADHASADRAP, encoded by the coding sequence ATGGGCCCGCGTTCCGACCTGTTCGACGAGTTGCGTGTGGTCATGGCCGGCGGTGAGCTGGATCTGTTGACCGTGCCGGCTTTCGCGCGTGATCTGGAGGACGCCCGGCACGGCAGCGGACGGCTGCTCCTCATAGTGGATCTGCGGGGTGTCACGTTCATGGACGGCAGCGTCCTGGACCCGCTGTGCGCGGCGCGGAAGGACTGCCATGAGCGGCTCGGGTGGCTGCGGGTCGTGCATCATCTGCGCGCCGCGGGGCTCGTGTTCCGCGCCGCCGGTCTGCAGGACTGTTTCCCGCGGTACGCGACCACCCAGGACGCCTGGCACGACGTACGCGCGGACCACGCGTCGGCCGACCGGGCCCCGTAG
- a CDS encoding helix-turn-helix transcriptional regulator codes for MDRKPRLGEFLRTRRARLRPADVGIPEYGERRRVPGLRRDELARLAGVGLSYYTRLEQGGSLNASPEVLEALARALGLDEVERAHLHDLAGAARRVTTRPRPAPERTGEATRQLLAALGDAPAIVLGRRSDVLAWNRTGHALFAGHLAARIPEQPDRRPNMARLVFLDAHTRDLFVDWPKKARNVVGKLRLAAGQHPDDPRLASLIGELTMKSEEFAAMWAEHGVRKWALASYRMHHPVVGHMELNLQSLGVPQEEGQRIVVATAGADTASAAALSLLARLGTPTPADLSEPARRG; via the coding sequence ATGGACAGGAAGCCGCGGTTGGGGGAGTTCCTCAGGACGCGCCGAGCCCGGTTGCGGCCGGCGGATGTGGGGATCCCGGAGTACGGGGAGCGCCGTCGCGTCCCTGGTCTGCGCCGGGACGAGTTGGCGCGGCTCGCCGGGGTGGGGCTGTCCTACTACACGCGACTTGAACAGGGCGGTTCGCTCAACGCGTCACCCGAGGTCCTGGAAGCGCTGGCCCGCGCCCTCGGTCTCGACGAGGTGGAGCGCGCCCATCTGCACGATCTGGCCGGCGCGGCGCGCCGCGTCACCACTCGGCCGAGGCCCGCGCCGGAGCGGACCGGCGAGGCGACCCGCCAACTCCTCGCCGCGCTCGGCGACGCACCCGCGATCGTCCTCGGCCGCCGTAGCGACGTACTGGCCTGGAACCGCACCGGACACGCCCTGTTCGCCGGGCACTTGGCGGCGCGGATACCCGAACAGCCCGACCGGCGGCCGAACATGGCGCGGCTGGTGTTCCTGGACGCGCACACCCGGGACCTGTTCGTGGACTGGCCGAAGAAGGCCAGGAACGTGGTCGGCAAGCTCCGGCTCGCCGCCGGGCAGCACCCCGACGATCCCCGGCTGGCCTCCCTCATCGGCGAACTGACCATGAAGAGCGAGGAGTTCGCCGCGATGTGGGCCGAGCACGGGGTCAGGAAGTGGGCCCTCGCCTCGTACCGCATGCACCACCCGGTCGTCGGGCACATGGAGCTCAACCTGCAGTCCCTGGGCGTACCCCAGGAAGAGGGCCAGCGCATCGTCGTGGCCACGGCGGGCGCCGACACCGCGTCCGCGGCGGCGCTCTCCCTGCTGGCCCGGCTCGGCACCCCGACTCCCGCGGACCTGAGCGAGCCCGCCCGTCGCGGCTGA
- a CDS encoding HupE/UreJ family protein codes for MPAPTPPRAAPRTPRPSRRGPLGRWAARAGTLLACLAALTAALTVMTPTRADAHPLSTTAILLDAAPEKVTGKVELPIDRLAIALDQPLTAKTVVQPAKLEELRRYVLGRTSAADPDGTPWTTTVSGGRVEKIDGVDHLVFDLVLRPPNGTVHDFRLTYDAIVHHLLSHQILVSLRPSGSDGYTTVGVLDWQQHTLAIPAAGASTEHGFAAAVHLGIRHIASGADHLLFLLMLLLPAPLLARRGRWVRADDLRRNSWRVVHVVTAFAIGHSITLALAALGYISAPTRVVESLIALSILVSGIHAVRPLVPGGETWIAAGFGLMHGLAFAALLGDLDLGRGSLVTTLLGFNLGIELTQLMVVALLMPSLLVLSRTRIYPAARLTVATVGIVLASAWLAERTTLLPNNPLNDVSDALVAHPFLVAGALAAVAAASWSVPDLRTAKT; via the coding sequence ATGCCCGCCCCTACACCTCCCCGCGCCGCACCCCGCACCCCGCGGCCCTCCCGGCGCGGGCCGCTCGGCAGGTGGGCGGCCCGCGCCGGAACACTGCTCGCCTGCCTCGCGGCCCTGACGGCCGCGCTGACGGTCATGACGCCGACGCGCGCGGACGCCCACCCGCTCAGCACCACCGCGATCCTGCTCGACGCGGCACCGGAGAAGGTGACCGGCAAGGTGGAACTCCCCATCGACCGACTCGCCATCGCCCTCGACCAGCCCCTCACCGCGAAGACCGTCGTCCAGCCGGCCAAGCTCGAAGAACTGCGTCGCTACGTGCTCGGCCGCACCTCCGCGGCCGACCCCGACGGCACACCCTGGACCACCACCGTCAGCGGTGGCCGCGTCGAGAAGATCGACGGCGTCGACCACCTGGTCTTCGACCTGGTCCTGCGGCCGCCGAACGGCACGGTCCACGACTTCCGGCTCACCTACGACGCGATCGTGCACCACCTGCTGTCCCACCAGATCCTCGTCTCGCTGCGCCCGAGCGGCTCCGACGGCTACACCACCGTGGGTGTGCTCGACTGGCAGCAGCACACCCTCGCGATACCTGCCGCCGGCGCCTCCACCGAGCACGGTTTCGCCGCCGCCGTACATCTGGGCATCCGGCACATCGCCTCGGGCGCCGACCACCTGCTGTTCCTCCTCATGCTCCTCCTCCCCGCACCGCTCCTGGCCCGCCGCGGCCGATGGGTCCGCGCCGACGACCTGCGCCGCAACTCCTGGCGCGTCGTGCACGTCGTCACCGCATTCGCCATCGGGCACTCCATCACCCTCGCCCTGGCCGCCCTCGGCTACATCAGCGCACCCACCCGCGTGGTGGAAAGCCTGATCGCCCTGTCCATCCTGGTCTCCGGCATCCACGCCGTCCGGCCCCTCGTCCCCGGCGGTGAAACATGGATCGCCGCCGGATTCGGGCTCATGCACGGCCTCGCCTTCGCCGCACTGCTGGGCGACCTCGACCTCGGCCGCGGATCCCTGGTCACCACTCTGCTCGGCTTCAACCTCGGCATCGAACTGACCCAACTCATGGTCGTCGCCCTGCTCATGCCGTCACTGCTGGTCCTCAGCCGAACCCGGATCTACCCAGCCGCACGCCTCACGGTGGCAACGGTCGGCATCGTGCTGGCCTCGGCGTGGCTCGCCGAACGCACCACCCTGCTCCCGAACAACCCGCTCAACGACGTCTCCGACGCGCTCGTCGCCCATCCCTTCCTCGTCGCCGGAGCCCTCGCAGCCGTAGCAGCAGCCAGCTGGTCCGTACCCGACCTCCGCACAGCCAAGACCTGA
- a CDS encoding MerR family transcriptional regulator: MTADDSFGRIDDDDYPAYTMGGAAELLGTTQGFLRALGEARLITPLRSTGGHRRYSRYQLRIAARARELVDHGTPIEAACRIIILEDQLEEAKRINEEHRRTAESGNPTTTA; the protein is encoded by the coding sequence ATGACAGCAGACGACTCCTTCGGCCGTATCGACGACGACGATTACCCCGCCTACACGATGGGCGGAGCCGCCGAGCTGCTCGGCACCACGCAGGGCTTCCTCCGCGCCCTCGGCGAAGCCCGCCTGATCACGCCGCTCCGCTCCACCGGCGGCCACCGCCGCTACTCCCGCTACCAGCTGCGCATCGCCGCCCGCGCCCGGGAACTCGTCGACCACGGGACCCCCATCGAGGCCGCCTGCCGCATCATCATCCTCGAAGACCAGCTCGAAGAAGCCAAGCGCATCAACGAAGAACACCGCCGTACCGCAGAATCGGGGAACCCGACGACCACGGCCTGA
- a CDS encoding STAS domain-containing protein: protein MLLPQLTVHRHDRTTRALITLAGEIDLESAPLVRVSLERCLHDGMRAVDVDLALVSFCDCSGLNAFLRVAQQTEALGGTLRLHHPPATLLLIFDVVGDGFLLLGPSSGRLPPPRGDTAATPLPPPRADTPNTPVPGPAHGDVPQVSVLSGDGR from the coding sequence ATGCTCCTGCCCCAGCTCACCGTCCACCGCCACGACCGAACGACACGGGCGCTGATCACGCTCGCCGGTGAGATCGACCTCGAGTCCGCGCCCCTGGTGCGCGTGTCCCTGGAGCGGTGCCTGCACGACGGTATGCGCGCTGTCGATGTCGACCTCGCCCTCGTCAGCTTCTGCGACTGCAGCGGGCTCAACGCGTTCCTCCGCGTCGCGCAGCAGACCGAAGCGCTCGGCGGGACCCTGCGACTGCACCATCCGCCGGCCACCCTGCTGCTGATTTTCGACGTCGTCGGTGACGGGTTCCTGCTCCTCGGCCCTTCGTCCGGCCGTCTGCCACCTCCTCGCGGCGACACCGCGGCCACCCCTCTGCCACCCCCTCGCGCGGACACCCCGAACACGCCCGTTCCGGGCCCGGCGCACGGCGATGTCCCGCAGGTGTCCGTCCTTTCGGGAGACGGGCGATGA
- a CDS encoding SDR family NAD(P)-dependent oxidoreductase → MSRPVEGAPVALPLAGRRVVVSGAAGGIGAAAVASFLAAGADVVGLFHTTPPPDDLRDRCEWVVCDARTRSSVDAAFDQASSTLGGIDVLLHAAGGWRPGTPESLSDDEFDLVVDANLRSTIITNQAAFERMRRGGGQIINLGSAEGVRGNPLAPHYAVAKAGVHAWTRSVAAAWGKFGVTVNALAPAVSTRGAERLWEHLGQEGAQVFKERLRTTMPLRGELGDPETDLGPVMVFLAGTGARFMTGQLIAVDGGLQMLGA, encoded by the coding sequence GTGAGCCGTCCCGTCGAGGGCGCACCGGTGGCCCTGCCACTCGCCGGCCGACGAGTCGTGGTGTCCGGAGCGGCCGGCGGAATCGGCGCGGCTGCCGTGGCGTCGTTCCTCGCGGCCGGTGCGGATGTCGTCGGCCTGTTCCACACGACGCCGCCCCCGGACGACCTCAGGGACCGGTGCGAGTGGGTGGTGTGCGACGCGCGCACCCGCAGCTCGGTCGATGCCGCGTTCGATCAGGCCTCGTCCACGCTGGGCGGTATCGACGTGTTGCTGCACGCGGCGGGTGGCTGGCGGCCGGGTACCCCCGAGTCGCTGTCCGACGACGAGTTCGACCTGGTCGTCGACGCCAACCTCCGCTCTACGATCATCACCAACCAGGCGGCGTTCGAGCGCATGCGCCGCGGCGGCGGCCAGATCATCAATCTCGGATCGGCGGAGGGCGTCCGCGGGAACCCCCTGGCGCCGCATTACGCGGTGGCGAAGGCCGGCGTCCATGCGTGGACACGGTCTGTGGCCGCGGCGTGGGGGAAGTTCGGGGTGACGGTCAACGCCCTGGCGCCGGCGGTCAGTACGAGGGGTGCCGAACGGCTGTGGGAGCACCTGGGCCAGGAGGGTGCCCAGGTGTTCAAGGAACGCCTGCGGACGACCATGCCGCTTCGTGGTGAACTCGGCGATCCGGAGACGGATCTCGGGCCGGTGATGGTGTTCCTGGCCGGCACCGGGGCGCGCTTCATGACAGGCCAGCTCATCGCGGTCGACGGCGGACTGCAGATGCTCGGCGCCTGA
- a CDS encoding GAF and ANTAR domain-containing protein codes for MIAMARERRLAEIFVEVADSLVEDFDVIDLLHRLSARCVELLDVSAAGILLVDAHGELQVIAASDEHTRLLELFALQHDQGPCVECYRTGAARTNIDLTGEAAATAWPRFAAQARATGYVTTHAVPLRLRNRVVGALNLFQTTPHRLGDDDIALAQALADVATIAVLQQRTLEQSHVENSQLQTALTSRILIEQVKGFLAERWNTSVDDAFAAFRSYARSRHLRLSDLAAQIVRGDFDTKAIPAPASAQSGDGEG; via the coding sequence ATGATAGCCATGGCCCGCGAACGACGTCTGGCCGAGATCTTCGTGGAGGTCGCGGACTCTCTCGTCGAGGACTTCGACGTCATCGACCTGCTGCACCGGCTCTCCGCGCGCTGCGTGGAGCTGCTCGACGTGTCGGCGGCCGGAATCCTGCTCGTGGACGCGCACGGCGAACTGCAGGTCATCGCCGCCTCCGACGAGCACACCCGCCTGCTGGAACTCTTCGCGCTCCAGCACGACCAGGGCCCGTGCGTCGAGTGCTACCGCACCGGCGCCGCCCGCACCAACATCGACCTGACCGGCGAGGCGGCGGCCACCGCCTGGCCGCGCTTCGCGGCACAGGCCCGCGCGACCGGGTACGTCACGACGCACGCCGTCCCGCTCCGGCTGCGCAACCGGGTCGTCGGCGCGCTCAACCTCTTCCAGACCACTCCGCACCGCCTCGGCGACGACGACATCGCGCTCGCCCAGGCGCTGGCCGACGTGGCCACCATCGCCGTGCTCCAGCAGCGCACGCTGGAGCAGTCGCACGTCGAGAACAGCCAGTTGCAGACCGCGCTGACCAGCCGCATCCTCATCGAACAGGTCAAGGGCTTCCTGGCGGAGCGCTGGAACACGTCCGTCGACGACGCCTTCGCCGCGTTCCGGTCCTACGCCCGCTCCCGTCATCTACGGCTGTCGGACCTCGCCGCGCAGATCGTGCGCGGCGACTTCGACACCAAGGCCATCCCGGCACCGGCGAGCGCCCAGTCCGGCGACGGCGAGGGCTGA
- a CDS encoding ANTAR domain-containing protein, translated as MGPDSRSERIQVLVAEQAARRGVQVGVVDVCTAAVAALPVGGAGVSAMSRAAPSHPLCSTDDISEQLEELQLTLGEGPCVDAFLHGSAVLTPDLLTRDLQDRWMVFADAALEAGARAVFALPLQMGAISLGVLDLYAQVPVRLSAEELADALAFADLATLVLLDARIDETGGPPGTRPAEDLGAYRAEIDQASGVLTVQLGVGIDEAFVRLRGYSFAQGRRLAEVAADVVARRLRFSPDAEPHAGPDTEPDTEPDTEPDRTDEET; from the coding sequence GTGGGGCCTGACAGCCGTTCGGAGCGCATCCAGGTGCTGGTGGCCGAGCAGGCGGCCCGGCGCGGTGTCCAGGTCGGTGTGGTGGACGTGTGTACCGCGGCCGTGGCCGCGCTGCCGGTCGGCGGAGCCGGGGTGTCGGCGATGTCGCGGGCCGCGCCGAGCCATCCGCTGTGCAGCACCGACGACATCAGTGAGCAACTGGAGGAACTCCAGCTCACGTTGGGCGAGGGGCCGTGTGTGGACGCCTTCCTGCACGGCTCGGCCGTCCTGACACCCGATCTGCTGACCCGTGACCTCCAGGACCGCTGGATGGTGTTCGCGGACGCGGCCCTGGAAGCCGGGGCGCGCGCGGTGTTCGCGCTTCCGCTGCAGATGGGGGCGATCAGCCTGGGCGTGCTGGACCTGTACGCCCAGGTTCCGGTCCGGCTGAGCGCGGAGGAACTGGCGGACGCGCTGGCGTTCGCCGATCTCGCGACTCTGGTGCTGCTCGACGCGCGCATCGACGAGACGGGCGGGCCGCCCGGAACGCGCCCCGCCGAGGACCTGGGCGCGTACCGGGCGGAGATCGACCAGGCCAGCGGCGTCCTGACCGTCCAGCTCGGCGTCGGCATCGACGAAGCCTTCGTCCGGCTCCGTGGCTATTCCTTCGCGCAGGGACGCCGGCTCGCCGAGGTGGCCGCGGACGTGGTGGCCCGGCGGCTCCGGTTCTCACCGGACGCGGAACCGCACGCGGGGCCGGACACGGAACCGGACACGGAACCGGACACGGAACCGGACCGGACCGACGAGGAAACCTGA
- a CDS encoding DUF3500 domain-containing protein translates to MQQVTEVNLNTDGASPGGANTAAVVKAVKAFLATLDDTERNKVEYDFSDNKSRQTWSNFPATTVPREGIEMSALTTAQQKAADAVLQAALSPAGAQEDADIRKADNKLNSLGGQGADGFGSLKDYYFAVYGTPSTTQPFMVQFGGHHLARNLTYNGDKVSQTPQFVGSEPTSFKSGATTVEPVKAESTAMFAMLAGLDAKQKKAAEITSGTFDDLVMGPGKDSGTFPASEGLLGSELTAAQKKLVTAAIETYVGDLNSTAATKLLAKYESELDKTRIGWSNNTGPTDENSYIRIDGPSVWIEFINTRSQSTPDIHYHSVYRDKANDYGSSKPK, encoded by the coding sequence ATGCAGCAGGTCACAGAGGTCAATCTCAACACCGACGGGGCGAGCCCGGGCGGTGCCAACACCGCGGCGGTCGTCAAGGCGGTGAAGGCGTTCCTGGCCACGCTGGACGACACCGAGCGGAACAAGGTCGAGTACGACTTCTCGGACAACAAGTCGCGGCAGACCTGGTCGAACTTCCCGGCGACCACCGTGCCCCGCGAGGGCATCGAGATGTCCGCCCTCACCACCGCGCAGCAGAAGGCCGCCGACGCGGTGCTCCAGGCGGCACTGAGCCCCGCCGGTGCCCAGGAGGACGCCGACATCCGGAAGGCCGACAACAAGCTGAACAGCCTCGGGGGCCAGGGCGCGGACGGTTTCGGCAGTCTGAAGGACTACTACTTCGCCGTGTACGGAACGCCGTCGACGACACAGCCGTTCATGGTCCAGTTCGGCGGGCACCACCTGGCCCGCAACCTCACCTACAACGGCGACAAGGTCAGCCAGACCCCGCAGTTCGTCGGCTCCGAGCCGACCTCGTTCAAGTCCGGCGCCACCACGGTCGAGCCGGTCAAGGCCGAGTCGACGGCCATGTTCGCCATGCTGGCGGGGCTCGACGCCAAGCAGAAGAAGGCCGCGGAGATCACCTCAGGCACGTTCGACGACCTGGTCATGGGCCCCGGCAAGGACTCGGGCACCTTCCCCGCCTCCGAGGGGCTACTGGGGTCAGAGCTGACCGCCGCCCAGAAGAAGCTGGTCACCGCGGCGATCGAGACGTACGTCGGCGACCTCAACAGCACGGCTGCCACCAAGCTGCTGGCCAAGTACGAGTCCGAGTTGGACAAGACCCGCATCGGCTGGTCCAACAACACCGGCCCGACCGACGAGAACAGCTACATCCGCATCGACGGCCCCAGCGTGTGGATCGAGTTCATCAACACCCGCAGCCAGAGCACACCCGACATCCACTACCACTCGGTCTACCGGGACAAGGCCAACGACTACGGCAGCAGCAAGCCGAAGTGA
- a CDS encoding ANTAR domain-containing protein, giving the protein MISDGMAEVLRLLRLGEVGDPARACARALGAEGVALSLLLGAERTAEPLWYHPDLSARFEELQFTLGEGPGPDAVSTGSPVLEPDLERVRPERWPALLPAARDLGVHGVCCFPLGVGAIRVGVLTLLCDGERRLSRQQYTDAAALTATLTGALLNGDRRDGGGGGGEGGDGNGPELGTALEPPSALSRAVVHQATGMVSAQLDVSIQEALLRLRAHAYGSERPLGEIAADVVARRLRFNDDFDDDFDDDVSGPYSPDGGKG; this is encoded by the coding sequence GTGATCAGTGACGGCATGGCCGAGGTCCTGCGGTTGCTGCGGCTGGGCGAGGTCGGTGACCCGGCCCGGGCATGTGCGCGGGCGCTGGGAGCCGAGGGCGTCGCGCTGTCGCTGCTGCTCGGCGCCGAGCGGACGGCCGAGCCGCTCTGGTACCACCCGGACCTGAGCGCCCGGTTCGAGGAACTCCAGTTCACGCTGGGGGAGGGCCCGGGACCGGACGCGGTCAGCACCGGTTCGCCCGTGCTGGAGCCGGACCTGGAGCGGGTGCGCCCCGAGCGCTGGCCCGCGCTGCTGCCGGCCGCGCGCGACCTGGGCGTACACGGCGTGTGCTGCTTCCCGCTGGGCGTCGGGGCCATCCGGGTCGGCGTACTGACCCTCCTGTGCGACGGCGAACGGCGGCTGAGCCGGCAGCAGTACACCGACGCCGCCGCACTGACCGCCACGCTGACCGGCGCTCTCCTGAACGGCGACCGACGCGACGGAGGCGGAGGCGGAGGTGAGGGTGGGGACGGGAACGGTCCAGAGCTCGGTACGGCCCTGGAACCTCCCTCGGCGCTGAGCCGCGCGGTCGTGCACCAGGCCACGGGCATGGTCAGCGCCCAGCTCGACGTGTCCATACAGGAGGCCCTGCTGCGCCTGCGCGCCCACGCGTACGGCAGCGAACGGCCGCTCGGCGAGATCGCGGCGGATGTGGTCGCCCGCAGGCTGCGCTTCAACGACGACTTCGACGACGACTTCGACGACGATGTGAGCGGGCCGTACTCGCCCGACGGTGGAAAGGGATGA